The following are encoded together in the Serratia nematodiphila DZ0503SBS1 genome:
- the acrR gene encoding multidrug efflux transporter transcriptional repressor AcrR — protein MARKTKQQAQETRQQILDAAVREFSERGVAATSLTDIATAAGVTRGAIYWHFKNKVDLFNEVWESTEPKIDQLETEYQAKFPDNPLRVIREILIYILTSTVEDGRRRALMEIIFHKCEFVGEMMPLLDSRKVLYLAGYERIEAVLYNCIHHGQLPADLHTRRAAIILRGYITGLLENWLFMPESFDLRAEAEALVDAFLEMLQFCPTLRLRSDMPTAAPSNAGSLPL, from the coding sequence ATGGCACGAAAAACCAAACAGCAGGCGCAAGAAACCCGACAGCAAATCCTCGATGCTGCGGTGAGAGAGTTCTCTGAACGTGGCGTTGCTGCAACGTCACTGACAGATATTGCCACCGCTGCTGGGGTTACGCGTGGAGCCATTTACTGGCACTTCAAGAATAAGGTAGACCTGTTTAATGAAGTTTGGGAATCTACCGAGCCGAAAATTGACCAGCTCGAAACAGAGTATCAGGCAAAGTTTCCCGATAATCCACTGCGGGTTATCCGGGAAATTCTGATTTACATTCTGACGTCTACGGTTGAAGACGGCCGCAGGCGGGCGTTGATGGAAATTATATTCCACAAATGCGAGTTTGTCGGTGAAATGATGCCGCTGCTGGATTCGCGCAAGGTGCTGTACCTCGCCGGTTACGAACGCATCGAAGCGGTGCTGTACAACTGCATTCACCACGGGCAATTGCCGGCCGATCTGCACACTCGTCGCGCGGCGATCATCCTGCGCGGTTATATCACCGGCCTGCTGGAAAACTGGCTGTTTATGCCGGAAAGTTTCGATCTGCGGGCTGAAGCCGAAGCGCTGGTGGATGCGTTTTTGGAGATGCTGCAGTTTTGCCCCACCTTGCGCCTCAGATCCGATATGCCGACGGCAGCACCGTCCAACGCCGGCTCCCTGCCTTTATAA
- a CDS encoding DsrE/DsrF/TusD sulfur relay family protein, with product MSSVVLIANGAAYGHESLFNALRLAIAMKEQQSSLDLRLFLMSDAVVAGLAGQQPHEGYHLQQMLEILTAQQVPVKLCKTCADARGVSRLPLADGVAIGTLVELAQWTLAAEKVLTF from the coding sequence ATGTCATCAGTCGTTCTCATCGCCAACGGCGCCGCCTATGGCCACGAATCCTTGTTCAATGCGCTGCGGTTGGCCATCGCCATGAAAGAGCAGCAGAGCAGTCTCGATCTGCGGCTGTTTCTGATGTCCGATGCGGTGGTGGCCGGGCTGGCCGGGCAGCAGCCGCACGAGGGGTACCACCTGCAGCAGATGCTGGAAATCCTCACCGCGCAGCAGGTGCCGGTCAAGCTGTGCAAGACCTGCGCCGACGCGCGCGGCGTCAGCCGTTTGCCGCTGGCGGACGGCGTGGCGATCGGCACCTTGGTCGAGCTGGCGCAGTGGACGCTGGCTGCGGAGAAAGTGCTGACTTTCTGA
- a CDS encoding DUF454 family protein produces the protein MTRGLLIILGWLAVVLATLGVVLPLLPTTPFLLLAAWCFARSSPRFHHWLLYRSWFGPYLRHWQQHRALPPGAKWKAVLVIVLTFACSLWLVKIWWVRGLLLLMLAILLTFMLRLPVIDLPQQKQR, from the coding sequence ATGACGCGTGGGTTATTGATCATTTTGGGCTGGTTGGCGGTGGTGCTGGCGACGTTGGGCGTGGTGCTCCCGCTGCTGCCGACCACGCCGTTCCTGCTATTGGCCGCCTGGTGCTTCGCCCGCTCTTCGCCGCGCTTTCATCACTGGCTGCTGTACCGTTCCTGGTTTGGCCCTTATCTGCGCCATTGGCAGCAGCATCGCGCGCTGCCGCCGGGGGCGAAGTGGAAGGCTGTGCTGGTGATCGTGCTGACCTTCGCCTGTTCGCTGTGGCTGGTGAAAATCTGGTGGGTGCGCGGGCTGTTGCTGCTGATGCTGGCCATTTTGCTGACCTTTATGCTGCGTCTGCCGGTTATTGACCTGCCGCAACAAAAACAGCGCTGA
- the mscK gene encoding mechanosensitive channel MscK — protein sequence MHRWLTLPSLAPLSFVGACRRRIAAATRLFFLICAFIFPAQAALNGDLPQRSDVQSQLETLNKQKALTPVEKLSQQDLTRTLELLDALERNRQDAAQLKQQVQQAPTKLSQVTAELDALKQPVDNAAARAALLPLSLRQLESRLYQTLDELQSAQESLSTYNSQLVSLQTQPERVQSTMYAASQRLQEIRSQLSGQTPGQDSLRNSQQVMLTTEQALLNAQLELQRKSLEANTTLQDLLQKQRDYTTAHIDALDRSVQLLQEIVNSKRLTLSEKTAKEAQNPEDATDIQHDQLVSKQLDVNRQLSQRLIAATEESNTLFQQNIRVKNWLDRGLQAERNLKEQIQVLKGSLVLSRILYQQQQSLPQGTLLADMDTRIADLRLEQFDINQQRDDLFKGEDYINQLVAESKEKAGPEVIDALNEIVDMRRELLDQLNKQLSNQLSLSINLQINQQQLTSVYGSLQDTLTQQIFWVNSNKPVDLAWVKAMPEAVRDQLAGLDIKFDGGKLLQGGLNALVFLIPMLLAIGVLRWRYRLIDNHLQKLANDVGQLKRDGQLHTPKAIALTSLKVLPGAALLLGVGFWMYRADFGISDFIWALSQQLALSWLVFGFSYRMLKPGGIAERHFNFGANLCAHYRRQTLRLGLALQPLIFWSVLGEKAPLRLVEDVIGQIVVMLTLALLAVLVFPLCRDSWREKGSHAVRLMVVTAIAATPLILLGLMFAGYFYTTLRLASRWIDSLYLFFLWNIVYLTALRGLSVAARRLAYRRALARRQNVAKEGAEGGEPVVEEPPLALDQINQQSLRLTTLVLFAIFASAFYAIWSDLVTVIAYLDSITLWHYTSTVAGSSVAQAVTLGNMMVAIAAVIVAYVLTRNLPGLLEVVVLSRLQLRQGASYAITTVLTYLITAVGAVVALGSLGVSWDKLQWLAAGLTVGLGFGLQEIFANFVSGLIILFERPIRIGDTITIGTFSGSVSKIRIRATTITDFDRKEVIIPNKAFVTERLINWSLSDTITRVLIKVGVAYGSDLDKVKKVLLQAAHDNPRVMTDPEPQVFFLNFGASTLDHELRLYVRELRDRSYTVDELNRSIDRLCRENDIDIAFNQLEVYLHNQQGNEVQEVKRTLSPDDGGQTAGL from the coding sequence ATGCATCGCTGGTTGACTCTGCCTTCTCTGGCGCCGCTCTCGTTTGTCGGCGCATGTCGGCGGCGCATCGCCGCCGCGACACGCCTTTTTTTCCTTATTTGCGCGTTCATCTTTCCGGCGCAGGCGGCGCTGAACGGCGATCTGCCGCAGCGCAGCGACGTGCAAAGCCAGCTGGAAACGCTGAACAAGCAAAAAGCCCTGACGCCGGTCGAAAAGCTGTCCCAACAGGATTTGACCCGCACGCTGGAACTGCTGGATGCCCTCGAGCGCAACCGGCAAGACGCCGCGCAGCTTAAACAGCAGGTGCAGCAGGCGCCGACGAAGCTCAGTCAGGTCACTGCCGAACTGGATGCGCTGAAGCAGCCGGTGGACAATGCGGCGGCGCGCGCTGCGCTGTTGCCGCTGTCGCTGCGCCAACTGGAAAGCCGGCTATATCAAACGCTCGACGAGCTGCAAAGCGCGCAGGAGAGCCTCTCCACCTACAACAGCCAATTGGTGTCGCTGCAAACCCAGCCCGAACGGGTACAAAGCACCATGTACGCCGCCTCGCAGCGCCTGCAGGAGATCCGCAGTCAGCTCAGCGGCCAGACGCCGGGGCAAGATTCGCTGCGCAACAGCCAGCAGGTGATGCTGACCACCGAGCAGGCGTTGCTCAACGCACAGCTTGAGCTGCAGCGCAAAAGTCTGGAAGCCAATACCACGCTGCAGGATCTGCTGCAAAAGCAGCGCGACTACACCACGGCGCATATCGACGCGCTGGATCGGTCAGTGCAGCTGCTGCAGGAGATCGTCAACAGCAAACGTTTGACGCTGTCTGAAAAGACCGCCAAAGAGGCGCAAAACCCGGAAGACGCCACCGATATCCAGCACGATCAGCTGGTCAGCAAGCAGCTGGATGTCAACCGCCAGCTGAGCCAGCGGCTGATCGCCGCCACCGAAGAGAGCAACACCCTGTTCCAGCAGAACATTCGGGTCAAGAACTGGCTCGATCGCGGGCTGCAGGCGGAGCGTAACCTGAAAGAGCAGATCCAGGTGCTGAAGGGCAGCCTGGTGTTGTCGCGCATCCTGTATCAGCAGCAGCAGAGCCTGCCGCAGGGCACGCTGTTGGCGGATATGGATACGCGCATCGCCGATCTGCGGCTGGAGCAGTTCGATATCAATCAGCAACGCGACGATCTGTTCAAGGGCGAGGATTACATCAACCAGCTGGTGGCCGAAAGCAAGGAAAAGGCCGGCCCGGAGGTGATCGACGCGTTAAACGAGATCGTCGATATGCGCCGCGAACTGTTGGATCAGCTGAACAAACAGCTCAGCAACCAGCTGTCGTTGTCGATCAACCTGCAGATCAATCAGCAGCAGCTGACCAGCGTCTACGGTTCGTTGCAGGATACGCTGACCCAGCAGATCTTCTGGGTCAACAGCAACAAGCCGGTCGATCTGGCGTGGGTTAAGGCGATGCCGGAGGCGGTGCGCGATCAGCTCGCCGGGCTCGATATCAAATTCGACGGCGGCAAGCTATTGCAGGGCGGGTTGAATGCGCTGGTGTTCCTGATCCCGATGCTATTGGCGATCGGGGTATTGCGCTGGCGCTACCGGCTGATCGACAACCATTTACAAAAGCTGGCCAACGATGTGGGGCAACTGAAGCGCGACGGCCAACTGCATACGCCGAAGGCCATCGCGCTGACCTCGCTGAAGGTATTGCCCGGCGCCGCGCTGCTGCTTGGCGTCGGTTTCTGGATGTATCGCGCCGATTTCGGCATCAGCGACTTTATCTGGGCATTGTCGCAGCAGCTGGCGCTGTCGTGGCTGGTCTTCGGCTTCAGCTATCGGATGCTGAAACCGGGCGGCATTGCCGAGCGGCATTTCAACTTCGGCGCCAATCTGTGCGCGCATTACCGCCGGCAGACGCTGCGGCTGGGATTGGCGCTGCAGCCGCTGATCTTCTGGTCGGTATTGGGCGAAAAAGCGCCGCTGCGCCTGGTGGAAGACGTTATCGGCCAGATCGTGGTGATGCTGACGCTGGCGCTGCTCGCGGTGCTGGTGTTCCCGCTGTGTCGCGACAGCTGGCGCGAAAAGGGCTCGCACGCCGTGCGGCTGATGGTGGTTACAGCCATCGCCGCCACGCCGCTGATCCTGCTGGGGCTGATGTTCGCCGGTTACTTCTATACCACGCTGCGACTGGCCAGCCGCTGGATAGACAGCCTGTATCTGTTTTTCCTGTGGAATATCGTGTACCTGACCGCGCTGCGTGGTCTGAGCGTGGCGGCGCGGCGTCTGGCCTACCGGCGCGCGTTGGCGCGGCGGCAAAACGTGGCGAAAGAGGGGGCCGAAGGCGGTGAACCGGTGGTGGAAGAGCCGCCGCTGGCGCTCGATCAGATCAACCAGCAGTCGCTGCGCCTGACCACCCTGGTGCTGTTCGCCATCTTCGCCAGCGCCTTCTATGCCATTTGGTCGGATCTGGTGACGGTCATCGCTTATCTGGACAGCATCACGCTGTGGCATTACACCAGCACCGTGGCGGGCAGCAGCGTGGCGCAGGCGGTGACGCTGGGCAACATGATGGTGGCGATCGCCGCAGTGATCGTCGCCTACGTGCTCACCCGCAACTTGCCTGGTCTGCTGGAGGTGGTGGTGCTGTCGCGGCTGCAGCTGCGGCAGGGGGCGTCCTATGCCATCACCACCGTGCTCACTTACCTGATCACCGCCGTGGGCGCCGTGGTTGCGCTGGGATCGCTCGGCGTTTCCTGGGACAAACTGCAATGGCTGGCCGCCGGTCTGACGGTCGGGCTGGGCTTCGGGTTGCAGGAGATCTTCGCCAACTTCGTCTCCGGCCTGATCATTCTGTTCGAACGCCCGATCCGCATCGGCGATACCATCACCATCGGCACCTTCTCCGGTTCGGTCAGCAAGATCCGCATTCGCGCCACCACCATTACCGACTTCGATCGCAAAGAGGTGATCATTCCGAACAAGGCGTTCGTCACCGAGCGGCTGATCAACTGGTCGCTGTCCGACACCATCACTCGCGTGCTGATCAAGGTCGGCGTGGCCTACGGCTCCGATCTCGACAAGGTGAAAAAGGTGTTGCTGCAGGCGGCGCACGACAACCCGCGGGTGATGACCGATCCCGAACCGCAGGTGTTCTTCCTCAACTTCGGCGCCAGCACGCTGGATCACGAGCTGCGGCTCTATGTGCGCGAACTGCGCGATCGCAGCTACACGGTGGATGAACTGAACCGCTCAATCGACCGCCTGTGCCGGGAAAACGACATCGACATCGCTTTCAACCAGCTGGAGGTGTATCTGCATAACCAGCAGGGCAACGAAGTGCAGGAAGTGAAAAGAACGCTGTCGCCGGACGACGGCGGCCAGACGGCGGGCTTATGA
- the ykgO gene encoding type B 50S ribosomal protein L36 gives MQVLSSLRSAKNRHPDCKVVRRRGRIYVICKSNPRFKAVQGRKKKR, from the coding sequence ATGCAGGTATTGAGTTCATTGCGTTCGGCGAAAAATCGCCATCCGGATTGCAAAGTCGTGCGTCGTCGTGGCCGCATCTATGTGATCTGTAAAAGCAATCCGCGATTCAAAGCGGTACAGGGACGTAAGAAAAAGCGTTAA
- the sdeX gene encoding multidrug efflux RND transporter periplasmic adaptor subunit SdeX, whose protein sequence is MNKNRGLTPLAAVLMLSGSLVLTGCNDKETQQQGAQQQAPEVGVVTLKAEPLNITTDLPGRTAAYRIAEVRPQVSGIILKRNFVEGSDIKAGTSLYQIDPATYQASYDSAKGDLAKAQASASIARVTVNRYKPLLGTSYISKQDYDNAVSTLQQADAAVVAAKAAVETARINLAYTKVTSPISGRIGKSAVTEGALVSNGQATALSTVQQLDPMYVDVTQSSTDFLRLKQELASGALKQENGKAKVKLMLENGTEYAQEGTLEFSDVTVDETTGSITIRALFPNPNDTLLPGMFVRARLDEGVRSDALLVPQQGVTRNPRGEATALVVGADDKVELRTLKADQAIGDKWLVTDGLKAGDRVIVSGLMKVHPGAQVKVQEVDTQAQKQPQSEAQKS, encoded by the coding sequence ATGAACAAAAACAGAGGGTTAACGCCTCTGGCGGCCGTTCTGATGCTTTCAGGCAGCTTAGTGCTAACAGGATGTAACGATAAAGAAACCCAACAGCAAGGTGCCCAACAACAGGCACCTGAAGTGGGCGTAGTCACCTTGAAGGCCGAGCCTCTCAACATCACTACCGATCTTCCTGGCCGCACCGCTGCGTATCGTATCGCCGAAGTTCGCCCTCAGGTCAGTGGCATCATCCTGAAGCGCAACTTCGTCGAAGGCAGCGATATCAAGGCCGGGACGTCTCTGTACCAAATCGATCCCGCAACCTATCAAGCCAGCTACGACAGCGCGAAAGGCGATTTGGCCAAAGCACAGGCCAGCGCTTCCATCGCACGCGTGACGGTAAACCGCTACAAGCCATTGCTGGGTACCAGCTATATCAGTAAGCAGGACTACGACAACGCCGTCTCCACGCTGCAGCAAGCGGATGCCGCCGTGGTGGCCGCCAAGGCCGCCGTCGAAACCGCGCGCATTAATCTGGCGTACACCAAAGTGACCTCCCCGATCTCTGGCCGCATCGGCAAATCCGCCGTGACCGAAGGCGCGCTGGTCAGCAACGGCCAGGCGACCGCCCTGTCCACCGTGCAGCAGTTGGATCCGATGTATGTCGACGTCACCCAGTCGAGCACCGACTTCCTGCGCCTGAAGCAAGAACTGGCCAGCGGCGCGCTGAAGCAGGAAAATGGCAAGGCCAAGGTGAAACTGATGCTGGAAAACGGCACCGAATATGCGCAGGAAGGCACGCTGGAATTCTCTGACGTCACCGTCGATGAGACCACCGGCTCCATTACCATTCGCGCCCTGTTCCCTAACCCGAACGATACGCTGTTGCCTGGCATGTTCGTGCGCGCCCGTCTGGACGAAGGCGTGCGCAGCGATGCGCTGCTGGTGCCGCAGCAAGGCGTCACCCGCAATCCGCGTGGTGAAGCGACGGCGTTAGTGGTCGGTGCAGACGATAAAGTTGAGCTGCGCACGCTGAAGGCGGATCAGGCGATTGGCGACAAATGGCTGGTTACCGATGGCCTGAAAGCCGGCGATCGCGTGATCGTCTCCGGCCTGATGAAAGTGCATCCGGGCGCGCAGGTAAAGGTGCAGGAAGTTGACACTCAGGCGCAAAAACAGCCGCAGTCTGAAGCGCAGAAGTCATAA
- the rsmS gene encoding pleiotropic regulatory protein RsmS, protein MSLENASPELQLAVDLIYLLECNEIDPVTALAALDIVKRDYQEKLQRAGVTSPYLPAGQ, encoded by the coding sequence ATGTCTCTGGAAAACGCCTCACCCGAACTGCAGCTGGCGGTAGACTTGATTTACCTGCTGGAATGCAACGAGATCGATCCGGTCACCGCACTGGCGGCGCTGGATATCGTCAAACGGGATTATCAGGAAAAGCTGCAGCGCGCCGGCGTCACCTCGCCCTATCTGCCCGCCGGACAGTAA
- the sdeY gene encoding multidrug efflux RND transporter permease subunit SdeY, which translates to MAKFFIDRPIFAWVIAIIVMLAGVLAIMKLPIAQYPTIAPPAVSISATYPGADAKTVQDTVTQIIEQNMNGIDNLMYMSSTSDSSGSVTITLTFESGTDPDIAQVQVQNKLSLATPLLPQEVQQQGLKVEKSSSSFLMVAGFVSDDPNMTQDDIADYVASNIKDPISRSSGVGEVQLFGAQYAMRIWLDPNKLNNYQLTTTDVTSAITEQNNQIAAGQLGGLPPVPGQQLNASIIAQTRLTSPEEFGKILLKVNTDGSQVRLRDVAHIERGAESYAVTARYNGKPAAGLGIKLATGANALNTAKGVKDELAKMEPFFPQGMKVVYPYDTTPFVKISINEVVKTLIEAIILVFLVMYLFLQNFRATLIPTIAVPVVLLGTFAILAAFGFSINTLTMFGMVLAIGLLVDDAIVVVENVERVMSEEGLPPKEATRKSMGQIQGALVGIAMVLSAVFVPMAFFGGSTGAIYRQFSITIVSAMALSVLVALILTPALCATLLKPIPKGDHGVKTGFFGWFNRMFEKSTHHYTDSVGNILRSTGRYLIIYLLIVVGMGLLFLRLPSSFLPDEDQGILLTMVQLPAGATESRTNKVLEEVSDYFLNKEKDNVVSVFTVAGFGFNGNGQNNGLAFVSLKDWGERPGAGNKVEAIAGRAMGAFSQIKEGLVFPFNLPAIIELGTATGFDFELIDQGGLGHEKLTEARNQLLGMVAQHPDVLVGVRPNGLEDTPQFKLIVDQEKAKALGVSITTINSTLSTALGGSYVNDFIDRGRVKKVYVQAEAPFRMLPEDINKWYVRGTSGQMVPFSAFSSAKWEYGSPRLERYNGLPSMEILGQAAPGKSTGEAMNLMEQLASKLPSGIGYDWTGMSYQERLSGNQAPALYAISILVVFLCLAALYESWSVPFSVMLVLPLGVIGALLAATMRGMNNDVYFQVGLLTTIGLSAKNAILIVEFAKDLMEKEGKGLIEATLEAVRMRLRPILMTSLAFILGVLPLVISSGAGSGAQNAVGTGVMGGMITATVLAIFFVPVFFVVVRRRFSKKNEDLEHSHPVEHH; encoded by the coding sequence ATGGCTAAGTTCTTTATAGACCGCCCAATTTTCGCCTGGGTAATCGCCATCATCGTCATGTTGGCGGGGGTGCTTGCAATAATGAAACTGCCGATCGCGCAGTATCCCACTATTGCACCGCCGGCGGTGAGTATTTCCGCCACCTACCCGGGCGCAGATGCCAAAACGGTGCAGGATACCGTCACGCAGATTATCGAACAGAACATGAACGGTATCGATAACCTGATGTACATGTCCTCCACCAGTGATTCCTCTGGTAGCGTCACCATTACTCTGACGTTTGAATCCGGTACCGATCCTGACATCGCGCAGGTTCAGGTTCAGAACAAACTGTCGTTGGCCACCCCGTTGCTGCCGCAAGAAGTTCAGCAACAGGGCCTGAAAGTAGAAAAATCCAGCAGCAGCTTCCTGATGGTGGCCGGCTTCGTTTCCGACGATCCGAACATGACGCAGGACGATATTGCGGACTACGTGGCGTCCAACATCAAGGATCCGATCAGCCGTTCGTCCGGCGTGGGTGAGGTGCAGCTGTTCGGTGCCCAGTACGCGATGCGTATCTGGCTGGATCCGAACAAGCTGAACAACTACCAGCTGACGACCACGGACGTGACCTCCGCCATCACCGAGCAGAACAACCAGATCGCCGCTGGCCAGCTGGGCGGCCTGCCGCCGGTGCCGGGGCAGCAGTTGAACGCCTCGATCATCGCGCAGACCCGTCTGACTTCGCCGGAAGAGTTCGGCAAGATCCTGCTGAAGGTGAATACCGACGGTTCCCAGGTGCGCCTGCGCGACGTCGCTCACATCGAGCGCGGCGCGGAAAGCTATGCCGTTACCGCGCGTTATAACGGCAAGCCTGCCGCCGGCCTGGGTATCAAACTGGCAACCGGCGCCAACGCCTTGAACACCGCCAAAGGTGTGAAAGACGAGCTGGCCAAGATGGAGCCATTCTTCCCGCAAGGGATGAAAGTGGTTTATCCGTACGACACCACCCCGTTCGTTAAAATCTCCATCAACGAAGTGGTGAAAACGCTGATCGAAGCCATCATCCTGGTGTTCCTGGTGATGTATCTGTTCCTGCAGAACTTCCGCGCGACGCTGATCCCAACCATCGCGGTGCCGGTAGTACTGTTGGGGACCTTTGCGATACTCGCGGCGTTCGGCTTCTCGATAAACACCCTGACGATGTTCGGCATGGTGTTGGCGATCGGCCTGCTGGTGGATGACGCCATCGTGGTGGTGGAAAACGTCGAGCGCGTCATGTCCGAAGAGGGGCTGCCGCCGAAAGAAGCCACCCGTAAATCGATGGGCCAGATCCAGGGCGCGCTGGTGGGCATCGCCATGGTGCTGTCAGCGGTATTCGTGCCGATGGCGTTCTTTGGCGGCTCAACCGGCGCCATCTATCGCCAGTTCTCGATCACCATCGTGTCCGCGATGGCGCTGTCGGTGCTGGTGGCCTTGATCCTGACGCCGGCGCTGTGCGCCACCCTGCTCAAACCGATCCCGAAAGGCGATCACGGGGTTAAAACAGGCTTCTTCGGCTGGTTTAACCGCATGTTCGAGAAGAGCACGCATCACTATACCGACAGCGTGGGCAACATCCTGCGCAGCACCGGCCGCTATCTGATCATCTACCTGCTGATCGTGGTTGGCATGGGCCTGCTGTTCCTGCGCCTGCCTTCCTCGTTCCTGCCGGACGAAGATCAGGGCATCCTGTTGACCATGGTGCAGTTGCCTGCCGGCGCCACCGAGTCCCGCACCAACAAAGTGCTGGAAGAAGTCTCTGACTACTTCCTGAACAAGGAAAAGGACAACGTGGTTTCGGTGTTTACCGTCGCGGGCTTCGGCTTCAACGGTAACGGCCAGAACAACGGCTTGGCATTCGTCAGCCTGAAAGACTGGGGCGAGCGTCCGGGGGCCGGGAACAAGGTCGAAGCGATCGCCGGTCGCGCCATGGGCGCCTTCTCACAGATTAAAGAAGGCCTGGTGTTCCCGTTCAACCTGCCGGCGATTATCGAACTCGGTACCGCAACCGGCTTCGACTTCGAGCTGATTGACCAGGGCGGCCTGGGGCACGAAAAACTGACCGAAGCGCGTAACCAGCTGTTGGGCATGGTTGCTCAGCATCCGGATGTGCTGGTGGGCGTGCGCCCGAACGGCCTGGAAGATACCCCGCAGTTCAAACTGATCGTCGATCAGGAGAAAGCCAAGGCGTTGGGTGTCAGCATCACCACCATTAACAGCACGCTGAGCACCGCGCTGGGTGGCTCGTACGTCAACGACTTCATCGACCGCGGTCGTGTGAAGAAGGTGTACGTACAGGCCGAAGCGCCGTTCCGCATGCTGCCGGAAGACATCAACAAGTGGTACGTGCGCGGTACCAGCGGCCAGATGGTGCCATTCTCCGCCTTCTCCTCGGCGAAATGGGAATACGGCTCACCGCGTCTGGAACGCTATAACGGCTTGCCGTCGATGGAAATTCTGGGCCAGGCCGCACCGGGCAAGAGTACCGGTGAAGCGATGAACCTGATGGAACAGCTGGCGTCCAAACTGCCAAGCGGCATCGGTTACGACTGGACCGGCATGTCCTATCAGGAACGTCTGTCGGGCAACCAGGCGCCGGCGCTGTACGCTATCTCGATTCTGGTGGTGTTCCTGTGTCTGGCGGCGCTGTATGAAAGCTGGTCCGTGCCGTTCTCGGTCATGCTGGTATTGCCGCTGGGGGTTATCGGTGCGTTGTTGGCCGCGACAATGCGCGGCATGAACAACGACGTGTACTTCCAGGTAGGGCTGCTGACTACCATTGGTCTATCGGCGAAGAACGCCATCCTGATCGTGGAATTCGCCAAAGACCTGATGGAAAAAGAAGGCAAAGGCCTGATCGAGGCGACATTGGAAGCAGTGCGTATGCGTCTGCGTCCAATCCTGATGACGTCCCTGGCCTTCATCCTCGGGGTTCTGCCGCTGGTTATCAGCAGCGGTGCGGGCTCCGGCGCACAGAACGCGGTTGGTACCGGCGTTATGGGCGGGATGATCACCGCTACCGTCTTGGCGATCTTCTTCGTACCGGTGTTCTTCGTGGTGGTTCGCCGCCGCTTCAGCAAGAAGAACGAAGACCTGGAACACAGCCATCCGGTAGAGCACCACTGA
- the priC gene encoding primosomal replication protein PriC, translating to MSTQRLLQVLAQQIAALAAEVTPRGDVPIPQARFDAALFANRGTRLRDYLAEVEKNFAQLQSAANDNRTSQVAFLAEKLVAQIAALQRELATQALRRKNQPKEAPEADLYHKLAEHQDYERRLIAMIQDRESLLGRQTTLAAQQKLQHELAALEGRLMRCRQALARIERNIERKENGF from the coding sequence GTGAGCACTCAGCGTCTATTACAGGTGTTGGCACAGCAGATCGCGGCGCTGGCGGCCGAAGTGACCCCGCGCGGCGACGTTCCGATCCCGCAGGCGCGCTTCGACGCCGCCCTGTTCGCCAATCGCGGCACGCGGCTGCGCGACTACCTGGCCGAGGTGGAGAAGAATTTCGCCCAGCTGCAAAGCGCCGCCAACGACAACCGCACCAGCCAGGTGGCCTTTTTGGCCGAAAAACTGGTGGCTCAGATCGCCGCCCTGCAGCGCGAGCTGGCGACCCAGGCGCTGCGGCGCAAGAACCAGCCGAAAGAAGCCCCCGAGGCCGATCTTTACCACAAGCTGGCCGAGCATCAGGACTACGAACGCCGGCTGATCGCCATGATTCAGGATCGGGAAAGCCTGCTCGGCCGCCAAACCACGCTGGCGGCGCAGCAAAAACTGCAGCACGAGCTGGCGGCGCTGGAGGGGCGGCTGATGCGCTGTCGTCAGGCGTTGGCGCGCATCGAGCGCAATATCGAGCGCAAAGAAAACGGTTTTTGA
- a CDS encoding type B 50S ribosomal protein L31 yields MKPGIHPDYRTVVFHDVSANAYFKVGSTIKTDRTIELDGESWPYVTLDVSSASHPYYTGKQKDYSKEGSTARFQQRFGRFIGNK; encoded by the coding sequence ATGAAACCCGGCATCCATCCCGATTATCGCACCGTGGTGTTCCACGACGTCAGTGCCAATGCCTACTTCAAAGTGGGATCGACCATCAAAACCGATCGCACTATCGAACTGGACGGCGAAAGCTGGCCGTATGTCACCCTCGACGTCTCTTCCGCTTCGCATCCGTATTACACCGGTAAGCAGAAAGACTATTCCAAAGAAGGCAGCACGGCGCGCTTCCAGCAGCGCTTTGGCCGCTTTATCGGCAATAAGTAA